The Geotalea uraniireducens Rf4 genome window below encodes:
- a CDS encoding thioredoxin family protein, whose amino-acid sequence MNHCQRIISSHAVKRSLVILAAVSALAGCAGQPLKSAAVQETPPAAGTNQAASPEKANAALDEAVKSGRTTASIDLNETPGTVQKGDVVTVDYTVTDAAGKLLRTSRAAVANDPGQRLAPEEIIAGTPAAIPGLGEAVPGMAIGGKKSVKLPAEKAFGLSDPAKIFQFPTVKTISKTIRMPADEYVKQFGAFPVVGKELELAPYFKSRITAVSEKEATLEFLAKDGERFTEPYGEVQVRLDGEQISINIAPRIGAPLEVQGKRGTITAVDAASFTADFNHPLAGKDITLDLEVVSLVKASALGKHAITWLEDHDKGLSAAKENGTPAVLVLYAEWCGWCKKLFEESVQDPRVRLLSDRFVWLKVNSNKEQKFKAQYGQDGFPLIVVLDRDGREATRIDGFRDGEALSRELRAVTENLKI is encoded by the coding sequence ATGAATCATTGCCAGCGGATTATATCGTCGCACGCCGTAAAACGGTCGCTTGTCATTCTGGCGGCTGTTTCTGCCCTCGCCGGCTGTGCCGGACAGCCTTTAAAGAGTGCCGCAGTACAAGAAACACCCCCGGCAGCAGGTACGAATCAGGCCGCTTCCCCGGAGAAGGCCAATGCCGCTTTAGATGAGGCGGTCAAGAGCGGCCGAACCACGGCGAGCATCGACCTGAACGAGACTCCCGGCACGGTGCAAAAGGGGGATGTGGTAACGGTTGATTACACGGTCACCGATGCTGCCGGCAAGCTTCTGCGCACCAGTCGCGCGGCTGTGGCAAATGACCCGGGGCAGCGGCTTGCCCCGGAAGAGATTATCGCCGGTACGCCGGCAGCAATCCCCGGCCTGGGGGAGGCGGTGCCCGGTATGGCCATCGGCGGAAAAAAGAGCGTGAAACTGCCGGCGGAGAAGGCGTTCGGCCTCTCCGACCCGGCAAAAATCTTCCAGTTTCCCACAGTCAAAACCATTTCGAAGACCATCCGCATGCCGGCGGATGAATATGTCAAGCAGTTCGGCGCCTTTCCCGTCGTCGGCAAAGAGCTGGAACTTGCCCCCTATTTCAAGTCGCGGATTACTGCGGTCAGCGAAAAAGAGGCAACCCTGGAGTTTCTGGCCAAGGACGGCGAACGTTTTACCGAACCATACGGCGAGGTGCAGGTCCGTCTGGATGGTGAGCAGATAAGCATCAACATTGCCCCGCGAATCGGGGCCCCGCTGGAAGTGCAGGGAAAGCGCGGAACAATCACCGCGGTGGACGCCGCATCCTTTACCGCGGATTTCAATCATCCGCTGGCCGGCAAGGATATCACCCTCGATCTGGAAGTTGTTTCATTGGTCAAGGCTTCTGCACTCGGCAAGCACGCCATTACCTGGCTGGAAGACCATGACAAGGGGCTCAGCGCTGCAAAGGAGAACGGGACGCCGGCAGTGCTGGTTCTCTACGCTGAATGGTGCGGCTGGTGCAAGAAGCTGTTCGAAGAAAGCGTGCAGGACCCCCGCGTACGACTCCTCAGTGACCGGTTTGTCTGGCTCAAGGTCAATTCCAACAAGGAACAGAAGTTTAAAGCGCAGTACGGGCAGGACGGCTTCCCCCTGATTGTCGTCCTTGACCGGGACGGCCGGGAGGCAACGCGGATTGACGGCTTTCGCGACGGCGAGGCGTTGAGCAGGGAGTTGCGGGCTGTAACAGAGAACCTCAAGATTTAA
- a CDS encoding ISL3-like element ISGur7 family transposase — protein MNPEDLFGAALGIAIPWKVTSVDFNKKSSRLDITIDFQRGATFPCPVCGTLSPVHDTTEKEWRHLNFFQYEAYLHARVPRVKCPNSDCGVKLVQVPWARAGSGFTLLFEALAMTMARDLPVKVMSRLFAVTDTRLWRLIQSYVEKARAAEDFSEVKRVGADETFAGRSHDEKFVTFFFDLDMHKLLFGTTGKDNETVKSFVADLKSHGGDPDSITDAAIDMSKAFIKGVKEQLPHAVVTFDKFHVIKLMNDKLSKIRAQEARLFPEILKKSRNLFLKNPENLTPEEEQRLDAIITSQSLRSTEAYMHKINLQNVYFAASRQEAETLLTKWHRKAAASSIQLIKNMAESVKEHWDGILAHFDSRLTSGFIEGINSLIQSAKTRARGYRNPDNLICIAYLVAGKLNLKSLYPLPT, from the coding sequence ATGAATCCTGAAGATCTTTTTGGTGCTGCTCTTGGAATTGCCATCCCGTGGAAGGTTACCTCTGTTGACTTCAACAAGAAGTCAAGTCGTTTGGACATAACCATCGACTTCCAGCGGGGAGCCACCTTTCCCTGTCCGGTCTGCGGAACGTTGTCACCAGTCCATGACACCACGGAGAAAGAGTGGCGGCATCTGAATTTCTTCCAGTACGAAGCCTACCTTCATGCGCGTGTTCCACGGGTAAAGTGCCCTAACAGCGACTGCGGCGTGAAGTTGGTCCAGGTACCCTGGGCTCGCGCAGGCTCAGGATTTACGCTGCTGTTTGAGGCCCTGGCCATGACCATGGCTCGTGATTTGCCGGTGAAGGTCATGAGCAGGCTGTTTGCCGTTACCGATACCCGTCTATGGCGGTTGATTCAATCCTATGTCGAGAAGGCAAGGGCCGCAGAAGACTTCTCCGAGGTGAAGAGGGTCGGTGCGGATGAAACCTTTGCCGGGCGCAGTCATGACGAGAAATTCGTCACCTTCTTCTTCGACCTCGACATGCATAAGCTCTTGTTCGGCACGACGGGAAAGGACAACGAAACAGTCAAGAGCTTCGTCGCGGACCTTAAGTCACATGGCGGCGATCCTGATAGCATCACAGACGCTGCTATTGACATGTCCAAGGCATTCATAAAGGGTGTCAAAGAGCAGTTGCCCCATGCCGTGGTCACCTTCGATAAATTCCACGTCATCAAGCTTATGAACGATAAGCTTAGTAAGATAAGGGCTCAAGAAGCCAGGTTATTTCCTGAAATCCTGAAAAAGAGCCGAAACTTATTCCTCAAAAATCCTGAGAACCTGACGCCGGAAGAGGAGCAGCGCCTGGATGCCATTATCACCAGCCAGAGCTTAAGGAGTACAGAAGCTTACATGCACAAGATAAACCTTCAGAACGTCTATTTTGCTGCAAGCCGACAGGAGGCGGAAACCCTGTTGACCAAATGGCATCGCAAGGCCGCCGCAAGCTCAATACAACTCATCAAGAACATGGCAGAATCCGTGAAAGAGCATTGGGATGGCATTCTGGCACATTTTGACAGCAGGCTGACTAGCGGTTTCATCGAGGGTATCAACAGCCTCATCCAATCAGCCAAAACTCGGGCACGAGGGTATCGGAATCCTGACAACTTGATCTGCATTGCTTACCTGGTTGCAGGCAAGCTCAACCTTAAATCGCTATACCCTCTACCCACTTGA